The following proteins are co-located in the Pararhizobium capsulatum DSM 1112 genome:
- a CDS encoding siderophore-interacting protein: MNVMQGSQVDPTGDLPRLERFRHELKRRQLTVVSTERLTPNMIRIALGGEDLADFTSLSAGDHVKIFVPDGVGGTAMRDYTPRHFDTANRTLVLDFAVHDAGPATRWALDARVGDEIQIGGPRGSLVISGPIRSWLLIGDETALPSIGRRIEEMAAGTPVTSLVGIPGVEDEQVFDTKADVTSHWVHRKDPSDAAVFIERLRDIAIEPRTFVWVAAEGAVTRAIRSYLVEERKHPLAWLRAAGYWVSGKADTTEKFED; encoded by the coding sequence ATGAATGTTATGCAGGGTAGTCAAGTTGATCCCACGGGCGATCTCCCGCGTCTTGAGCGTTTTCGCCATGAGTTGAAGCGGCGCCAGTTGACGGTTGTGTCAACCGAGCGGCTGACGCCGAACATGATCCGCATTGCGCTCGGGGGTGAGGATCTGGCGGATTTTACGTCCTTGTCCGCAGGCGATCACGTTAAGATTTTCGTGCCGGACGGCGTCGGTGGAACCGCGATGCGCGACTACACGCCGCGACACTTCGATACGGCAAACCGAACGCTGGTCCTCGATTTTGCCGTGCACGATGCCGGCCCGGCGACCCGATGGGCTCTTGATGCCCGGGTGGGCGACGAAATCCAGATCGGCGGTCCGCGCGGATCTCTCGTCATCAGCGGGCCGATCCGCTCCTGGCTGCTGATCGGCGATGAAACAGCGCTTCCATCCATCGGCCGCCGCATCGAGGAAATGGCAGCGGGCACGCCGGTGACGAGCCTGGTCGGTATTCCGGGTGTCGAGGATGAGCAGGTCTTTGATACGAAGGCTGATGTGACGAGCCATTGGGTTCATCGCAAGGACCCGTCCGATGCCGCCGTTTTCATCGAAAGACTGCGCGATATCGCGATCGAGCCGCGCACTTTCGTCTGGGTTGCTGCCGAAGGTGCAGTGACACGGGCGATCCGTAGCTACCTCGTCGAAGAGCGCAAGCATCCGCTCGCCTGGCTTCGCGCCGCCGGTTACTGGGTGAGCGGCAAGGCGGATACGACCGAAAAATTCGAAGACTGA
- a CDS encoding ArsR/SmtB family transcription factor translates to MSTRFLMIGPEDGKEVLKCLAAPARLSMLELLHARGPLNVNDIAEALDLPQSTTSTHLNLLEEAGLIRTEVSKARKGSQKVCHAVHEEIVLSFASPAKTAQEVIEVAMPVGLYSGYEVAAPCGMCSRDGIIGYLDSPDTFLTPDRMKAGLLWFTRGYVEYQFPNNARIKGAEVKELEIALELSSEVPGTSDNWPSDITLSINGHGIGAWTSPGDFGDRRGKYTPDWWKLRGSQYGVLKYFRVTDTGTFIDGIRISDTSLADLSLLEHRSIRLRIEVPETAEHPGGINIFGRGFGNYDQDIVLRLHT, encoded by the coding sequence ATGAGTACGCGATTTCTGATGATCGGCCCGGAGGATGGCAAGGAAGTGCTGAAGTGCCTGGCGGCCCCGGCGCGGCTGTCCATGCTGGAGCTTCTGCATGCCCGCGGACCGCTCAATGTCAACGATATCGCCGAAGCGCTGGACCTGCCGCAATCGACGACCTCCACCCATCTGAATTTGCTTGAAGAAGCAGGCCTGATCCGCACCGAGGTCTCCAAGGCGCGCAAGGGCAGCCAGAAGGTCTGCCACGCCGTGCACGAGGAAATCGTGCTCTCCTTCGCAAGCCCGGCCAAGACCGCCCAGGAGGTGATCGAGGTCGCCATGCCGGTCGGTCTCTATAGCGGCTACGAGGTCGCCGCCCCCTGCGGCATGTGCTCGCGTGACGGTATCATCGGCTATCTAGACAGCCCTGACACCTTCCTTACCCCCGACCGCATGAAGGCAGGTTTACTTTGGTTTACAAGGGGATATGTCGAATACCAGTTTCCCAACAACGCCCGTATCAAGGGCGCCGAGGTAAAGGAACTGGAAATCGCATTGGAGCTTTCCTCAGAAGTTCCCGGCACCTCCGACAACTGGCCGTCCGACATCACGCTCTCGATAAACGGCCACGGCATCGGCGCCTGGACCTCCCCCGGTGACTTCGGCGACCGTCGTGGGAAATACACCCCGGACTGGTGGAAGCTTCGTGGCAGCCAGTATGGTGTGCTCAAATATTTTCGTGTGACCGACACCGGCACGTTTATCGACGGAATCAGGATTTCTGATACGAGCCTTGCCGATCTTAGCCTGCTCGAACACCGCTCGATCAGACTGCGCATCGAAGTGCCGGAAACAGCTGAACATCCCGGCGGAATCAACATTTTCGGCCGTGGCTTCGGCAATTACGATCAGGATATCGTCCTGCGCCTCCACACCTGA
- a CDS encoding TetR/AcrR family transcriptional regulator has protein sequence MSEKITRAAARKPRADAERNRLLLLDVAKTIFAEKGSQASLEEIARRAGVGIGTLYRHFPTRDALIEAVYHNESEQLARAARTLAETEPPVEALRQWMLLFIEYMATKHGMYEALNSLAGGTSELFAGTAARTKEAIDLLVGRTVESGEIEIDIDPLDLLRALAGVSNISAGPNWRQSARSLVDILIAGLRRK, from the coding sequence GTGTCTGAAAAAATAACGCGTGCTGCCGCGCGAAAGCCGCGCGCCGATGCGGAACGAAACCGTCTTCTCCTGCTCGATGTCGCAAAGACGATTTTCGCGGAAAAGGGCTCGCAGGCCAGTCTTGAGGAAATTGCCCGACGGGCGGGGGTCGGCATCGGCACGCTCTACCGGCATTTTCCGACCCGCGACGCCTTGATCGAAGCCGTTTATCACAACGAAAGCGAACAGCTTGCCAGGGCTGCCCGAACGCTTGCCGAAACAGAACCGCCCGTTGAGGCGCTGCGACAGTGGATGCTGCTCTTCATCGAGTACATGGCTACGAAACACGGCATGTACGAAGCCCTGAATTCGCTCGCCGGCGGAACATCGGAACTCTTTGCCGGCACTGCCGCCCGGACGAAGGAAGCCATTGATCTTTTGGTCGGCCGCACGGTCGAAAGCGGCGAGATCGAAATCGACATTGATCCGCTCGATCTCCTGCGTGCACTGGCCGGCGTTTCGAATATCAGCGCCGGCCCGAACTGGCGGCAATCCGCCCGCAGCCTCGTCGATATCCTGATTGCCGGCTTGCGCAGAAAATAG
- the arfA gene encoding arabinosylfuranosidase ArfA, which yields MRAAGTVHSGFVIGTIDPRLYGSFVEHLGRAVYSGIYEPDHPTADKNGMRQDVIDLVREADVPIVRYPGGNFVSAYNWEDGIGPQEERPVRLDLAWHSSESNHVGIHEFADWAEAANTDMMLAVNLGSRGLDSARAFLEYVNHPGGSYWSDLRRKNGREEPWNVKMWCLGNEMDGPWQIGQKTAEEYGRIAFETAKAMRAFDKSIELVVCGSSSPKMPTYPAWEATVLDYTYDSIDYISLHMYFDNHADNTADYLAQNARLDDYIATIAGVITYTKAKKRSKKDVYISFDEWNVWYHSREADRKVLEGNDGWPHAPALLEDIYNFEDVLQVGCILNTFIRRSDVVKVGCLAQLVNVIAPIMTVPGGPAWRQTTFYPYAYASQYGRGTALNLSLDGPSYSTDFAENVSYLDVSAVVTETDGALTFFIVNRHQTEAIDLDLSLEGFGDRKVIMDKVMEGHDLRAVNGPGAETIEPRDGSGASVTDSHLVAAIAPLSYRMIRLGA from the coding sequence ATGCGCGCAGCCGGCACCGTTCACAGCGGTTTCGTTATCGGTACTATTGATCCACGCCTTTACGGCTCTTTCGTCGAGCATCTCGGCCGCGCCGTCTATTCGGGCATCTACGAGCCGGATCATCCGACCGCCGACAAGAACGGCATGCGCCAGGACGTCATCGACCTCGTTCGCGAAGCCGATGTTCCGATCGTACGCTATCCCGGTGGCAATTTTGTATCAGCCTATAACTGGGAAGACGGCATCGGCCCGCAGGAAGAGCGCCCCGTGCGCCTCGACCTCGCATGGCACAGCTCAGAGAGCAACCATGTCGGCATCCACGAATTCGCCGATTGGGCTGAAGCCGCCAACACTGACATGATGCTCGCCGTCAATCTCGGCTCGCGCGGCCTGGATTCGGCCCGCGCCTTCCTCGAATACGTCAATCATCCCGGCGGCAGCTACTGGTCGGATCTTCGCCGCAAGAACGGCCGCGAAGAGCCCTGGAACGTCAAGATGTGGTGCCTCGGCAACGAGATGGACGGCCCGTGGCAGATCGGCCAGAAGACGGCGGAAGAATACGGCCGCATCGCCTTCGAGACTGCCAAGGCCATGCGCGCCTTCGACAAGTCGATCGAACTGGTCGTCTGCGGCTCGTCGTCGCCGAAGATGCCGACCTATCCGGCCTGGGAGGCGACCGTTCTCGACTACACTTACGATTCCATCGACTACATCAGCCTGCACATGTATTTCGACAATCATGCCGATAACACGGCTGATTATCTGGCCCAGAACGCCCGCCTCGACGATTACATCGCCACCATCGCCGGCGTCATCACCTATACCAAGGCCAAGAAGCGCTCGAAGAAGGATGTCTATATCTCCTTCGACGAATGGAACGTCTGGTATCACTCCCGCGAAGCCGACCGGAAGGTTCTGGAAGGCAATGACGGCTGGCCGCATGCCCCGGCACTTCTCGAAGACATCTATAACTTTGAAGACGTCCTTCAGGTCGGCTGCATCCTCAACACCTTCATCCGCCGTTCGGATGTGGTGAAGGTCGGTTGCCTCGCGCAGCTCGTGAACGTCATCGCCCCGATCATGACCGTTCCGGGTGGCCCGGCCTGGCGCCAGACGACGTTCTACCCTTACGCCTACGCCTCCCAGTATGGTCGCGGCACGGCGCTGAACCTGTCGCTGGATGGCCCGAGCTATTCCACCGACTTCGCCGAAAACGTCTCCTATCTCGACGTTTCCGCCGTCGTCACCGAGACCGACGGCGCGCTCACCTTCTTCATCGTCAACCGCCACCAGACGGAAGCGATCGATCTCGATCTCTCCCTCGAAGGCTTTGGCGACCGCAAGGTTATCATGGACAAGGTCATGGAAGGTCACGACCTCCGTGCCGTCAACGGGCCCGGGGCCGAAACGATCGAGCCGCGCGATGGTTCGGGCGCATCGGTCACCGACAGCCATCTCGTCGCCGCCATCGCGCCGCTGAGTTACCGGATGATCCGGCTCGGCGCATAA
- a CDS encoding carbohydrate ABC transporter permease — MAESYRRSQWSNGLFVLPYLCFFVVLLVFPLIWGIWLSLHKVDLFGPGRFVGLGNYARVLADPVFLQALRNSVIFVLVSVPSLVVLGLFLALALNKTTRTTSFLRGLFFSSSVLSVTIVTLIWRFVFIPGDGLLAVFSEQFGIEPVNFLSTSGWSLFSVGVATVWWCLGLPMMLFLAALQQIPNDLYEAAALDNASPWRVLVRVTLPSIARTIMLVTIIQIVMQFQLFGQAQIMTNGGPNGTSRPLVMYIYEVGFVRWDVGKAAAASEFLFLIILVAAMAQYVVSTRKSEASE, encoded by the coding sequence ATGGCCGAGAGCTATCGCCGCAGCCAGTGGAGCAACGGCCTTTTCGTTCTCCCGTATCTATGCTTCTTCGTCGTGCTGCTGGTCTTCCCGCTTATCTGGGGCATCTGGCTGAGCCTCCACAAGGTCGATCTCTTCGGCCCCGGCCGCTTCGTCGGCCTCGGCAACTATGCCCGCGTTCTGGCCGATCCGGTCTTCCTGCAGGCGCTGCGCAATTCCGTCATCTTCGTGCTGGTCAGCGTTCCCTCACTGGTGGTGCTCGGCCTGTTTCTTGCGCTGGCACTGAACAAGACGACACGAACAACGTCATTCCTGCGCGGACTGTTCTTCTCGTCTTCAGTTCTTTCGGTAACGATCGTAACGCTGATCTGGCGTTTCGTCTTCATTCCCGGCGATGGCCTGCTGGCGGTGTTTTCCGAACAGTTCGGGATAGAGCCGGTCAACTTCCTCTCGACAAGCGGCTGGTCGCTGTTTTCGGTCGGCGTCGCCACCGTCTGGTGGTGCCTCGGGCTGCCGATGATGCTGTTTCTCGCCGCTTTGCAGCAGATCCCGAATGATCTCTACGAAGCAGCAGCGCTCGACAATGCCAGCCCCTGGCGTGTTCTGGTCCGCGTCACCCTGCCCTCGATTGCCCGCACGATCATGCTGGTCACGATCATCCAGATCGTCATGCAGTTCCAGCTGTTCGGCCAAGCTCAGATCATGACCAATGGCGGACCGAACGGCACGTCCCGTCCGCTCGTCATGTACATCTACGAAGTGGGCTTCGTCCGCTGGGATGTCGGCAAGGCCGCAGCAGCTTCCGAGTTCCTGTTCCTCATCATTCTCGTGGCGGCGATGGCTCAATATGTGGTCTCGACCCGCAAGTCGGAGGCCTCCGAATGA
- a CDS encoding ABC transporter ATP-binding protein has protein sequence MSASIEITNVTKRYGALTVLDDISLSIAAGEFVVFLGPSGCGKSTLLRMIAGLEDVTNGTISVAGQRVDTLPPGKRGVAMVFQSYALYPHMTVAQNMSFGLENIGLPKTEIERRVSQAAATLEIAHLLERKPAKLSGGQRQRVAIGRAIVKEPKAFLFDEPLSNLDAALRGRTRLELAQLHGRLGSTMIFVTHDQVEAMTLADRIVIMHNKKIEQIGTPMEIYRRPASRFVAGFVGSPAMNFVPLKTVTDNGNTLTVRTSGLGDIHAAFRLPSSFTPDGASLGIRAEDVVVLPAGQAGIPLKAEVVERLGDRTLIYGQLADGTKLTAETDGRSEARNGDTLQIALDTTAIHLFDAAGIAHHSEGD, from the coding sequence ATGTCGGCATCGATCGAAATCACCAATGTTACCAAGCGCTACGGCGCGCTCACCGTGCTGGACGACATTTCGTTGTCCATTGCGGCCGGCGAGTTCGTCGTCTTCCTCGGCCCTTCGGGCTGCGGCAAGTCCACGCTTCTGCGGATGATCGCGGGTCTGGAGGACGTGACCAACGGCACGATCTCGGTGGCTGGCCAGCGCGTCGATACATTGCCGCCCGGCAAACGCGGCGTCGCCATGGTTTTCCAGTCCTATGCACTCTATCCGCATATGACGGTCGCCCAGAACATGTCGTTCGGCCTCGAAAACATCGGCCTTCCGAAGACTGAAATCGAGCGCCGCGTCAGCCAAGCCGCGGCAACGCTCGAAATCGCCCATCTTCTCGAACGCAAGCCGGCAAAGCTTTCCGGTGGCCAGCGCCAGCGCGTGGCCATCGGCCGCGCCATCGTCAAGGAGCCAAAGGCCTTCCTGTTCGACGAGCCGCTCTCGAACCTTGACGCCGCACTTCGTGGCCGCACCCGGCTGGAACTCGCCCAGCTTCACGGCCGCCTCGGTAGCACGATGATCTTCGTGACGCACGATCAGGTGGAAGCGATGACGCTCGCCGACCGCATCGTCATCATGCACAACAAGAAGATCGAGCAGATCGGCACGCCGATGGAAATCTATCGCCGCCCCGCAAGCAGGTTCGTCGCAGGTTTCGTCGGATCGCCGGCCATGAACTTCGTGCCGCTAAAGACCGTGACCGACAACGGCAACACGCTGACTGTCCGGACAAGCGGCCTTGGCGATATCCATGCCGCCTTCCGCCTGCCATCCAGCTTTACACCTGATGGTGCAAGTCTCGGTATCCGCGCAGAGGATGTGGTCGTGTTGCCGGCCGGTCAGGCAGGAATTCCGCTCAAGGCTGAAGTCGTCGAACGCCTCGGTGACCGCACGCTGATCTACGGCCAGCTGGCCGACGGCACGAAGCTGACGGCCGAGACAGACGGACGCAGCGAGGCCCGCAACGGCGACACCCTTCAGATTGCCCTCGACACCACCGCAATCCATCTTTTCGACGCCGCCGGCATCGCCCACCACTCGGAGGGCGATTGA
- a CDS encoding SDR family NAD(P)-dependent oxidoreductase, whose translation MTGHFGATSTTDDVLAGIDLSGKRVLVTGVSAGLGVETARALAAHGASVVGAARDLAKAQAATAVVREQAKNGGGLDLIELDLASLASVRAAADGLVADGRPFDLVIANAGVMAAPFGHTTDGFETQFGTNHLGHFVFINRIASLIAPGGRLVNVASSGHRFSDVDLDDPNFERTPYEPMQAYGRSKTANILFAVEFDRRHKGRGVRATALHPGGIRTELGRHIGEDVLDGMLVRINAELATEGLPAYQWKPIPQGAATSVWAGVVAAADEVGGRYCENCHVSKVTDGLINPVSEGVRSYALDPQHAKALWAKSEELVGERFPEAAAIAA comes from the coding sequence ATGACTGGACATTTTGGAGCGACTTCGACGACGGACGACGTGCTGGCAGGCATCGATCTCAGCGGCAAGCGGGTTCTGGTCACCGGCGTCTCGGCCGGCCTCGGCGTGGAGACCGCGCGCGCACTCGCGGCTCATGGAGCAAGTGTCGTCGGCGCCGCCCGGGATCTTGCGAAGGCGCAAGCTGCGACCGCCGTGGTTCGGGAACAAGCGAAGAACGGTGGCGGGCTCGACCTTATCGAGCTGGACCTTGCCTCGCTTGCCAGCGTGCGCGCTGCAGCGGATGGATTGGTCGCCGATGGCAGGCCTTTCGATCTGGTGATCGCCAATGCCGGCGTCATGGCCGCCCCCTTTGGCCATACGACGGATGGTTTCGAAACCCAGTTCGGCACCAACCATCTCGGCCATTTCGTCTTCATCAACCGCATCGCATCGCTGATCGCGCCAGGCGGCAGGCTGGTGAACGTCGCCTCCTCGGGCCACCGTTTCTCGGATGTCGATCTGGATGATCCGAATTTCGAACGCACGCCCTATGAACCGATGCAGGCCTATGGCCGCTCGAAGACCGCCAATATCCTGTTCGCCGTCGAGTTCGATCGTCGCCACAAAGGCAGGGGCGTGCGGGCAACCGCCTTGCACCCCGGCGGCATCCGCACGGAACTTGGCCGTCATATCGGCGAGGACGTGCTCGACGGCATGCTGGTGCGGATCAATGCGGAACTGGCTACCGAAGGCCTGCCCGCCTATCAGTGGAAGCCCATTCCACAAGGTGCGGCAACCTCCGTCTGGGCCGGCGTTGTCGCAGCGGCCGATGAAGTCGGTGGCCGGTACTGCGAAAATTGCCATGTTTCCAAGGTCACGGACGGCCTTATCAACCCCGTGAGCGAAGGGGTGCGCTCCTATGCGCTCGACCCGCAACATGCCAAGGCACTCTGGGCAAAAAGCGAGGAACTGGTCGGCGAACGCTTCCCGGAAGCTGCGGCGATCGCTGCCTGA
- a CDS encoding amino acid ABC transporter ATP-binding protein encodes MTLTAGNTLISLKALSKHYGTHTVLDRIDLEVKSGEVLAIIGPSGSGKSTLLRCINYLEPPDGGSVTIGTTTIDATKPVERAELSGLRRRVGMVFQSFNLFPHMSVLRNVSLAQERVLGRSRREADERSMQLLTRVGLADKAGQFPVRCSGGQQQRIAIARALALDPEVMLFDEPTSALDPELGLEVLAVMRELAESGMTMIVVTHEMGFAENVSDTVMIMADGHIVEKGPSAEVMRNPQQERTRRFLRAVHDR; translated from the coding sequence ATGACGTTGACAGCTGGCAACACGTTGATCAGCCTGAAGGCGCTCAGCAAGCACTACGGTACGCACACGGTTCTCGACCGCATCGATCTCGAGGTCAAATCGGGCGAGGTGCTCGCCATCATCGGCCCGAGCGGATCGGGCAAGAGCACGCTTCTTCGCTGTATCAACTATCTCGAGCCACCGGACGGCGGATCGGTCACCATTGGCACCACGACGATTGATGCGACGAAGCCCGTGGAGCGTGCAGAGCTGTCCGGATTGCGCCGACGGGTCGGCATGGTCTTCCAGTCCTTCAATCTCTTTCCGCATATGTCGGTTCTGCGCAATGTCAGCCTTGCGCAGGAGCGTGTCCTGGGACGCAGCCGCAGGGAAGCCGATGAGCGTTCCATGCAGCTTCTGACCCGCGTCGGGCTTGCCGACAAGGCCGGACAATTTCCTGTCCGTTGTTCAGGCGGCCAGCAACAGCGCATCGCGATTGCCAGAGCCTTGGCGCTCGATCCGGAAGTCATGCTGTTCGACGAGCCGACATCGGCGCTTGATCCCGAACTCGGCCTCGAAGTGCTTGCCGTCATGCGCGAGCTTGCCGAGAGCGGTATGACGATGATCGTCGTGACGCACGAAATGGGTTTTGCCGAGAACGTCTCGGACACCGTGATGATCATGGCGGATGGGCATATCGTCGAAAAGGGGCCGTCGGCCGAGGTGATGCGCAATCCCCAGCAGGAACGCACCCGACGCTTTCTCCGGGCGGTGCACGACCGATGA
- a CDS encoding amino acid ABC transporter permease, with protein MSVADLLPILRGLGWTVALTAGAFIIGAILGVPLLVARQSRLAPVRFLAMTLIQIIRAIPPILWLFIIFFGVGMTLLPISPFNAALAGLGLIAAANMAEIYRGALSSIHFGQWEASAALDLGRFWTVTDIVAPQAFRVALPSAASYLIGLMKETAVASTIGVTELAFQGNQLSQMTFRGLEVFAMVGLFYVLLSLPIAWLSRVADGYLQAKVAR; from the coding sequence ATGAGTGTCGCGGATCTCTTGCCCATCCTGCGTGGCCTGGGCTGGACGGTTGCCTTGACGGCTGGCGCTTTCATCATCGGTGCCATTCTCGGCGTGCCGTTGCTTGTCGCGCGTCAGAGCCGCCTTGCGCCGGTGCGCTTTCTGGCCATGACGCTGATCCAGATCATTCGCGCCATCCCGCCCATTCTGTGGCTTTTCATCATCTTTTTCGGGGTCGGCATGACACTTCTGCCGATCAGCCCGTTCAACGCCGCGCTGGCCGGCCTTGGGCTGATCGCAGCGGCCAATATGGCAGAGATCTATCGCGGCGCTCTCTCGTCGATCCACTTCGGCCAGTGGGAAGCATCTGCTGCGCTTGATCTCGGACGCTTCTGGACGGTTACCGACATCGTGGCGCCGCAGGCATTCCGCGTCGCCTTGCCATCGGCGGCGAGCTATCTCATCGGCTTGATGAAGGAAACCGCCGTGGCCTCGACGATCGGTGTAACCGAGCTCGCCTTTCAAGGAAATCAGCTGTCGCAGATGACCTTCCGCGGCCTTGAGGTCTTCGCGATGGTGGGCCTGTTCTATGTGCTCTTGAGCCTACCCATCGCCTGGCTCTCGCGGGTCGCGGATGGCTATCTCCAGGCAAAGGTGGCGCGCTGA